Within Candidatus Dormiibacterota bacterium, the genomic segment GTCATCCCGACCTTCGCGATGCTGTTCCAGGGGCTCGGCGCGACCCTGCCGCTTCCGACCCGGATCACGATCGCCGTCAGCAACTTCCTGGGCCGGTTCATGCCGCTCCTGGTGCTGGCGCTCGGCGCCGTCGCCTTCTTCCTGAACCGCTACTACAAGACCTACAAGGGGCGCCGGCAGATCGACGCCTTCGTCCTCAAGATCCCCGTCCTCGGCGACCTGATGCGCAAGATCTCCGTCGCCCGCTTCTGCCGCACCCTGGGCACCCTCATCCAGTCGGGCGTGCCGATCCTGGAGGGGCTGGAGATCACCGCACGGACCTCGGGCAACGCCATCGTCGAGGACGCCATCATGGCGACGCGCAAGAGCATCGAGGAGGGCAAGACGATCGCCGGTCCGCTGGAGGACACGGGCGTGTTTCCGTCGATGGTCGTGCAGATGATCAGCGTCGGCGAGCAGACCGGGGCCCTCGACGCCATGCTCTCGAAGATCGCCGACTTCTACGAGGACGAGGTGGACGAGGCGGTCGAGAACCTGATGGCCCTGCTCGAGCCCGTCATGATCCTGTTCCTCGGGATCATGATCGGCGGCATCGTCATCTCCATGTACATGCCGATGTTCAGCCTGCTCGGCAAGATCGCCTAGGCGCATGAATGGGAGCGCAGGAGCGGGAGCTCCGCAGGCAGCTCGACTGGCTCATGACCTTCCGGGTCGTGATCATCACGACCCTCATGGTCTCGACGTTCGTCATCGAGCTGATGTACCGGCCGCTCCTGTCGCTCCAGCCGTTCTACGTGCTGGCGGTGGTCACCTACGCGATGACGATCGCCTACGCGATCCTGTCACGCACCCTGCGCGCGGTTCCGCCGCAGATCTACGCCCAGCTCATCGGCGATCTCCTGATCGTGACGGGGTTCGTCTACCTGACCGGCGGGGCGGAGAGTCCGTTCTCGTTCCTCTATCTGCTGACGATCATCATCGGCAGCATCCTCCTGGTGAGGCGCGGCGGGTTCCTCGTGGCCGCCTGCTCCTGGCTGATGTACGCCGGCATGGTCCTTCTGATCCAGAGGGGCGTCCTGACGCCGTACCCCGCGGGGAGCGAGGAGGGCGGGACCGCCACCGTGCGCATCCTGTACTCCCTGGTCGCGCACCTCGTGTCGTTCATCGCCGTGGCCTACCTGGCGTCCTACCTGACCGAGAACCTGAGACGCACGGGCCGGGAGCTGGAGATGCGCCGGGACGACCTGGCCCAGCTCCGCGACTACAACGACAACATCATCGAGAGCATGAATTCCGGGCTCCTGACCACCGACCCGGAGGGGACGATCACCTTCGCCAACCGGGGCGCCGCGGAGATCACCGGCCGGCCGATCACCGACCTCACGCGCCGCAACATCCTGGAGGTCCTGGGGCGATCCTCGGACTTCCTGGCGCGCGTGCGCGCGGCCCTCGAGAGCGAGAGACGGTACCGCAGCGAGCTGAACTACGAGGACGGCCGCGGCCGCAGGCTGTTTCTCGGGTTCACCGTCTCGGTCCTCAGGGATCGCACCGGGGATCCTCTCGGCATGATCTTCATCTTCCAGGACCTCACGGAGATCCGGGCCCTGGAGGACGAGGTCGCGCTGAAGAAGCGCATGGCGGCCCTGGGGGAGATGGCCGCCGGCGTGGCGCACGAGCTGCGGAATCCCCTGGCCTCGATCAGCGGGTCGGTGCAGGTCCTCAAGCGTGACCTGAAGCCGCAGGGAGAAGCGGCGGAGCTGATGGACATCGTGATCAAGGAGTCGAAGCGCCTGGACCAGATCATCCGGGACTTCCTGCTGTTCGCCAAACCCGGCCGCTTCCACGCGGAATCGGCGGACCTGGCGGCGGTCCTGCGGGAAACCCTCGGTCTCCTGGAGAACAGCGAGGAGCTGCGGCCGCACCACCGGGTCGAGACGCGCTTCCGCCCGGAGACGATCCGGGTGGACCTCGACGTCAACAGGATGAAGCAGGTCTTCTGGAACCTGGCCAAGAACGCCCTCAAGGCGATGCCCGAGGGGGGTACTCTGACCGTCAGCGCCCTCGATCCGGGTGACGGACAGGTGAGCGTGACCTTCGCCGACACCGGGATCGGCATGTCCGAGGAGGACATCGCCACGAACTTCCAGCCATTCCACGGGTCGTTCCCCAGCGGCACGGGGCTGGGGCTGGCGATCGTCTATCGCATCATCGAGGAGCACGGCGGGCGCATCCGCGTGAGGAGCCGCCGGGGGAAGGGCACGGAGATCGCCGTCCACCTCCCGCGCCAGACGGACGTCCGGACGGTACACGAGGAGAGGCGATGGACCGCGTCCTGATCATCGACGACGAAAAGGGGATGCGCGACTTCCTCTCCATCATGCTCAAGAAGGAGGGGTACTCGGTCGTCGTGTCGGAATCGGCGGACAAGGCCTCCGAGCTCGTCGGCAAGGGGGAGTTCGACCTCGTGATCACCGACATCTCCATGCCCGGGAAGTCGGGGATCGACATTCTGAAGCAGACCAAGGCCTCCAACCCCGGCACGCCGGTGATCATGATCACCGCGTACGCCTCGACGGAGAGCGCGATCGAGGCGCTCAAGCTCGGCGCCTACGACTACATCATCAAGCCGTTCGACGTCGAGGAGATGAAGACGGTCGTCGGCAACGCCCTGGAGAAGCGGCGCCTCGAGAACGAGAACCGGGTCCTGAAGCGCGAGCTCAAGGAGAAGCTGCGTTTCGACGAGATGGTGGGCGACAGCCCCCGGATGCGCGAAACCACGGAGCTCATCGCGAAGATCGCCCCGACCAACAGCACCGTCCTGATCTCGGGGGAATCGGGGACCGGCAAGGAGCTCGTCGCCCGGGCCATCCATGCGGGCAGTCCCTGCAAGGACCGTCCCTTCGTCTCGATCAACTGCGGGGCCCTGCCGGACGAGCTCCTGGAGAGCGAGCTGTTCGGCCACGTGCGCGGCTCCTTCACGGGAGCGATCACCGCCAAGAAGGGACTGTTCGAGGTGGCCGACGGCGGCACCATCTTCCTGGACGAGATCGGCGACACGACCCCGGCGATGCAGATCAAGCTCCTGCGCGTATTGCAGGAACGCCGCATCCGGCGCGTCGGCGGCACCGACGAGCTCGAGGTCAACGTGCGCGTCCTGGCGGCGACCAACCAGGACCTCGAGCAGCTGGTCCGCCAGAAGCGCTTCCGCGAGGACCTGTACTACCGCATCAATGTCATCCAGATCCGCATGCCGGCCCTGCGCGAGAAGCCCGAGGACATCCCGAAGCTGGCGCTGCACTTCCTCGTCAAGTACGGGCGGATCATGGGCAAGAAGATCACCCGCATCAGCGAGGAGGCGATGGCCCGACTGTCGGAGCACGACTGGCCAGGCAACGTGCGCGAGCTTGAAAACGTCATCGAGCGGGCCGTGGCGCTCGAATCCACCGACGCCATCACCATCGACAGCCTGTCGCGCGAGGTTCGAAGCGGCGGCCGTCCGCTGCAGGAGTTCCCGATCGTCCTGTCGGATGGCGGTATGGATCTGGAGCGCCAGCTCGAGCGGCTGCGCGAGCACTACATGGAAGAGGCGCTGCGCCGGGCGCAGGGGATCCAGACGCGGGCCGCCGAGATTCTCGGGATGAGCTTCCGCTCGTTCCGGTATTTCGCGAAGAAATACCGGCTGGCGGAGCGCAAGGAGCCCCGGGCGAACGTAGGTTAGCGCTCCGCCCTCGTCCACGACAGACGGTCTGGAGGCGCGTGTCGGCCATGCACTCCTCGAGCGCTGCGCGCCCCGGGCCGTCCCTGAGGGTGATCCCCGCCCTTGTCCTGGGCCTCCTTCTCCTGCTTGCCTTCCGGGGGATGCTCCAGGGACGTCTCTTCTACCTGCGCGACGTTTCCCAGAACCACTATCCCGTCCGGGGCCTCGTGACCGAGCGGCTCCGTTCCGGCGACCTGCCGCTCTGGGATCCCCTCCACGGCGGCGGCACGCCGCTCCTCGCCAACCCGAACGCGCTCGTGCTCCATCCGATCTCGCTCCTGTTCTTCGTTCTGCCGTTCAACACCGCGTTCGTCGCCTCGATCGTCCTGCAGTTCGTCCTCCTCGCGGCGGGGGGCTACCTGCTGGGCCGGTCGTTGCGTCTGGGGCGCGAAGCGTCGCTGCTCGTCGCCGCCGTCCTGTCGCTCTCCGGACCGGCGGCGTCCCTCGCGAGCCTGCAGAACGTCCTGTCGGCGGCCGCCTGGGTGCCGATCGCGCTGTGGGCCCTCCTGCAGGGTACCGTCCCGGGCCGGCGATTCCTCCTGGCGCCGGCCGCGCTGTGCAGCGCGGTCGTCCTGATCACCGCGGAGCCGGCCTGTGTCCTGGCCCTGGTCCTCCTGGGCGGCGCCCTCGTGGCGACGGAGCCCGCCCCCTCCCCGGGACTGCGGCTGAACCTCCCCGCCTGCCTGGCCTTCGGATTGGTCCTCGCCGCCGCGGCCCTCGTCGCCGCGGCGGAGATCGTCCCTGCGAAAGCGCTCCTGCCGTTGTCGGCGCGAGGCGCGGGTTTCGACGTCGTCGAGGGGCTGAAATGGTCCCTGCTGCCGCAGCGTCTGCCCGAGATCGCGCTCCCGCGGCTGTTTGGCGACCCGACCCGGATGTCGCCGGTCTCGTGGTGGGGCGGGTTCCTCTTCGAAGGGGGGTACCCCTTCCTTCTGTCGATCTACGTCGGGACTCTGCCGTGTGCGCTGGCGTGCATCGGCGCGTGGAACCGCGGCCCGGCTCTCGCGCGCCGGCGGGTCCTGGGTGTGATCGCCGTGCTGGCCCTCCTTCTGGCGCTCGGGCGGTACAGCACCCCGTACCGGCTTCTGTTCGGATCCGTCGAGCCGTTGCGGCAGGTGCGATACCCGGAGCGCTTCCTCCTGGTGTTCCTGTTCGCGGCGGCTCTTCTGGCCGGGTACGGGATCGAGCGGCTGCTCGCGTCGCCGCCGTCCCGGAAGGCGGTGTTCGGCATCGCTGCAGTCTGCGCGGCGGCCTTCGCGTTCTGCGCCTGCGCCGCAACCGCCCGGTTTGCCGACGGACTCCTGTCCCGCATCGCGGGCGTCCCGGGCCCCTTCCTCGCGGCGGACGGAGGGGCGACGCTGCGCGGGGCCGTCCTGCGCTCGAGCCTGTGGGCGTTCGGCGAATCGGCGCTGCTGCTCGTCCTGGCGCTCTATCTCGTGCGGCGTCCCTCCGGGACGCGGGCGCGGGTCGCGGCGCTCGCCGTTGTCGTCATGGCGTCGGTCTCCCTGGCGGTCGCGTCCTCCCCGGCCCGCTCCATGGCGGCCGCGGGCTGGCTGACCGCTCCTTCCCCGCTCCGGGGATTCGTCGGTCGGGGTGCCGTGGATCCCCGTCTGCACCACGCCCGGCGTCCTCCCGATCTGAGCGTGCGGGGCTCGACCGACGAGCTGGTGTGGGGGTACAGGTACGATCGCTTCGTGTACGCCTTGATGACCGGGCACACGGACTCGGTGCCGACGGCGCTCGACGCCGCAACCGACAGGATGGACCTGAAGGAGAGCGCCGATCTCGGGCGTTCCCTCGAGACACTGCCGCTGGACAGGCGCGTCCGGGCCCTGGCCGCCTGCCGCGTCGGCTACCTCCTCTCGTACGATCCGCTCGACGATCCGGGACTCCTGCCGGGACCCGTCCTCGACGACCTCAGCCGGCCGCCGGTGCGGCTCTACCGGGTGCGCGCCGTCGTGCCGCGGCTGCGCATCGTGGCGCGCGCCCGGCCGCTTCACCGCGACGCCGACCTCGCCGCGGCCCTTTCCGACCCCGCGTATGATCCAGGACGCGCCGTGCTGCTCGAGGATGCGGCGGGAGGGGCCCCGGCCGATGACGACGAGGCGGGGGGGACGGCGGCGGGCGGCGAAGCGGCCATCACGCAGGAGACGCCGGAGCGGATCACGATGCGCCTCAGCACCACCGGACCCGGTTACGCGGTCCTGGCCGATGCGTACGCGCCCGGGTGGAGGGCGACGCTCGACGACCGACCCGTCCCGATCCTCCGGGCCGATGGTCTGTTCCGCGCGGTGGCGCTGCCCGCCGGCGAGCACACGGTCGTGATGGAGTACAGGCCCGCGGAGGTGGTCGCGGGACTCGTCCTGGGCTTCGTGGGCGTTCTGCTCGTGACTCTCTACGGTGTCGCCGCCCGGTCGAGGGCGTGGTGAACGACCAGGCGACCGTCCGGACCGCAGAGTCGCGCGGCGATCGCGTCCTGCTCGTCGGTCTGCTCCTGCTCCTGGCCCTCGCCGTGTCGCTGACGCCGATTCGTAACTACGACTTCTGGTGGCACCTCAAGACCGGCAGTCTCATCCTGTCGCAGCACGCCGTTCCGCGGACCGATCCGTTCTCGTTCACGGCCGAGAACGCCCCCTGGGTGGATCACGAATGGCTGTCGCAGGTCCTCCTGGACGCCGGGTTCAGCCTCTTCGGTCCGGCCGGACTCATCGTGCTCAAATCCCTGCTCGTATGCGGCCTGTGCCTGCTCCTGCTCTCCCACGTGAGACGGGAGGGACACGGCCCGGCCGGCGCCTCACTCCTCCTGGCGGCGGCGCTCGTGGGGGCGTCGTTCCGTCTGGACGTGCGGCCGGAGCTGGCCACGCTTCTGCTTCTGCCGCTCGTCATCGACCTCGTGCTCAGGGGGCGCGCGACGGGCGACCCTCGCCCTCTCATTCTCGTCCCGCCTCTCGTGGCGCTCGGATCCAATCTTCATCCCGGCGCAATCCTGGCGCCGGTCCTCCTCGGTGCGGGCGTGGTCACGACGCTCGCGA encodes:
- a CDS encoding YfhO family protein, with the translated sequence MHSSSAARPGPSLRVIPALVLGLLLLLAFRGMLQGRLFYLRDVSQNHYPVRGLVTERLRSGDLPLWDPLHGGGTPLLANPNALVLHPISLLFFVLPFNTAFVASIVLQFVLLAAGGYLLGRSLRLGREASLLVAAVLSLSGPAASLASLQNVLSAAAWVPIALWALLQGTVPGRRFLLAPAALCSAVVLITAEPACVLALVLLGGALVATEPAPSPGLRLNLPACLAFGLVLAAAALVAAAEIVPAKALLPLSARGAGFDVVEGLKWSLLPQRLPEIALPRLFGDPTRMSPVSWWGGFLFEGGYPFLLSIYVGTLPCALACIGAWNRGPALARRRVLGVIAVLALLLALGRYSTPYRLLFGSVEPLRQVRYPERFLLVFLFAAALLAGYGIERLLASPPSRKAVFGIAAVCAAAFAFCACAATARFADGLLSRIAGVPGPFLAADGGATLRGAVLRSSLWAFGESALLLVLALYLVRRPSGTRARVAALAVVVMASVSLAVASSPARSMAAAGWLTAPSPLRGFVGRGAVDPRLHHARRPPDLSVRGSTDELVWGYRYDRFVYALMTGHTDSVPTALDAATDRMDLKESADLGRSLETLPLDRRVRALAACRVGYLLSYDPLDDPGLLPGPVLDDLSRPPVRLYRVRAVVPRLRIVARARPLHRDADLAAALSDPAYDPGRAVLLEDAAGGAPADDDEAGGTAAGGEAAITQETPERITMRLSTTGPGYAVLADAYAPGWRATLDDRPVPILRADGLFRAVALPAGEHTVVMEYRPAEVVAGLVLGFVGVLLVTLYGVAARSRAW
- a CDS encoding ATP-binding protein, with amino-acid sequence MGAQERELRRQLDWLMTFRVVIITTLMVSTFVIELMYRPLLSLQPFYVLAVVTYAMTIAYAILSRTLRAVPPQIYAQLIGDLLIVTGFVYLTGGAESPFSFLYLLTIIIGSILLVRRGGFLVAACSWLMYAGMVLLIQRGVLTPYPAGSEEGGTATVRILYSLVAHLVSFIAVAYLASYLTENLRRTGRELEMRRDDLAQLRDYNDNIIESMNSGLLTTDPEGTITFANRGAAEITGRPITDLTRRNILEVLGRSSDFLARVRAALESERRYRSELNYEDGRGRRLFLGFTVSVLRDRTGDPLGMIFIFQDLTEIRALEDEVALKKRMAALGEMAAGVAHELRNPLASISGSVQVLKRDLKPQGEAAELMDIVIKESKRLDQIIRDFLLFAKPGRFHAESADLAAVLRETLGLLENSEELRPHHRVETRFRPETIRVDLDVNRMKQVFWNLAKNALKAMPEGGTLTVSALDPGDGQVSVTFADTGIGMSEEDIATNFQPFHGSFPSGTGLGLAIVYRIIEEHGGRIRVRSRRGKGTEIAVHLPRQTDVRTVHEERRWTAS
- a CDS encoding type II secretion system F family protein — its product is MPNYTWKGKNRMGKMQEGTVAAENKEAVISLLRRQQIMVSAVTEKGKELAVPKFGGGVGQKEIAIFTRQFSVMIDAGLPLVQCLEILGSQQKNRAFQKVLFQVRQDVESGSTLADSLRKHPKVFNNLYCNMIAAGESGGILDTILQRLAQYIEKAVKLKAAVRSAMIYPVAVITIAIGVVIIILWKVIPTFAMLFQGLGATLPLPTRITIAVSNFLGRFMPLLVLALGAVAFFLNRYYKTYKGRRQIDAFVLKIPVLGDLMRKISVARFCRTLGTLIQSGVPILEGLEITARTSGNAIVEDAIMATRKSIEEGKTIAGPLEDTGVFPSMVVQMISVGEQTGALDAMLSKIADFYEDEVDEAVENLMALLEPVMILFLGIMIGGIVISMYMPMFSLLGKIA
- a CDS encoding sigma-54 dependent transcriptional regulator: MDRVLIIDDEKGMRDFLSIMLKKEGYSVVVSESADKASELVGKGEFDLVITDISMPGKSGIDILKQTKASNPGTPVIMITAYASTESAIEALKLGAYDYIIKPFDVEEMKTVVGNALEKRRLENENRVLKRELKEKLRFDEMVGDSPRMRETTELIAKIAPTNSTVLISGESGTGKELVARAIHAGSPCKDRPFVSINCGALPDELLESELFGHVRGSFTGAITAKKGLFEVADGGTIFLDEIGDTTPAMQIKLLRVLQERRIRRVGGTDELEVNVRVLAATNQDLEQLVRQKRFREDLYYRINVIQIRMPALREKPEDIPKLALHFLVKYGRIMGKKITRISEEAMARLSEHDWPGNVRELENVIERAVALESTDAITIDSLSREVRSGGRPLQEFPIVLSDGGMDLERQLERLREHYMEEALRRAQGIQTRAAEILGMSFRSFRYFAKKYRLAERKEPRANVG